In Streptomyces sp. NBC_00448, the following are encoded in one genomic region:
- a CDS encoding MFS transporter: MTQTADTATPRPDSSGPPGPAPARTTWQRMRVWGIAHAVDDLYQGLVPATVPYFVLDRHYGYVAASGLTLAATLGSSVPQPFIGLAVDRMRLGWLAGVGVAIAGISLGLSGLVPSYAAVWCLIMLSGLGIAMFHPAAGKSAREDAGDSAAAMSVFAAGGSVGFFLAPVLATPALIAWGVGATALFIPPAVLTGYVLLRRRRRHAVPASAAARAGKDRWGPFAALTCLEVVRSVAFFGVNTFIELYWIRHLHASRGLAGAALTVFLAGGVGGTLLGGRIADRIGMVRTVQLGGALALPMLAGLVLTPGSIAPLLFAVLTGVCLNLPFAVLVKLGQDYLPTRPGTAAGVTLGLGVSIGGLLSPILGLIADAHGPRGALTALLVVPPVALALGLLLPEPSRTA; encoded by the coding sequence CGTATGGGGCATCGCCCACGCCGTCGACGACCTCTACCAGGGCCTGGTCCCGGCGACCGTGCCGTACTTCGTCCTCGACCGGCACTACGGGTACGTCGCCGCGTCCGGCCTCACCCTCGCCGCCACGCTGGGCAGTTCGGTGCCGCAGCCGTTCATCGGGCTGGCGGTGGACCGGATGCGGCTGGGCTGGCTCGCGGGAGTCGGCGTCGCCATCGCCGGGATCAGCCTCGGCCTGTCGGGACTGGTCCCGTCGTACGCCGCCGTGTGGTGCCTGATCATGCTCTCCGGGCTCGGCATCGCCATGTTCCACCCGGCCGCCGGGAAGTCCGCCCGCGAGGACGCCGGGGACAGCGCCGCCGCGATGAGCGTCTTCGCGGCCGGCGGCAGCGTCGGCTTCTTCCTCGCGCCGGTCCTCGCCACCCCCGCGCTGATCGCGTGGGGCGTCGGCGCCACCGCCTTGTTCATCCCGCCCGCCGTCCTCACCGGGTACGTCCTGCTGCGCCGCCGCCGGCGGCACGCCGTTCCCGCGTCGGCGGCGGCCCGCGCCGGGAAGGACCGCTGGGGGCCGTTCGCCGCGCTGACCTGCCTCGAAGTGGTGCGCTCCGTGGCCTTCTTCGGGGTGAACACGTTCATCGAGCTGTACTGGATCAGGCATCTGCACGCCTCCCGGGGGCTGGCCGGGGCCGCGCTCACCGTCTTCCTGGCCGGCGGGGTCGGCGGGACCCTGCTGGGCGGGCGGATCGCGGACCGGATCGGCATGGTGCGCACCGTGCAGCTCGGCGGCGCGCTCGCGCTGCCCATGCTCGCCGGGCTCGTGCTCACCCCGGGCAGCATCGCGCCGCTGCTCTTCGCGGTCCTCACCGGTGTCTGCCTCAACCTCCCCTTCGCCGTCCTGGTCAAGCTCGGCCAGGACTACCTGCCCACCCGCCCGGGCACCGCGGCCGGCGTCACCCTCGGGCTCGGCGTCAGCATCGGCGGGCTGCTCTCCCCGATCCTCGGCCTCATCGCCGACGCCCACGGTCCGCGCGGCGCCCTCACCGCCCTCCTCGTCGTCCCACCCGTCGCCCTGGCACTGGGCCTCCTCCTCCCCGAGCCGTCGCGTACGGCGTGA
- a CDS encoding nuclear transport factor 2 family protein has translation MDTASDPQTAVSTLVSRYFRTLDERRFEPGWTAAFFTEDAAVQVPVGAVRGREAIAAQAEVALRRFDRTQHMSTDVLVTAAADGATADASWNALMTHLHPDGRIFTVGGRCRAALRRTADGWRFGDLSITPVWTDGEPPHLPPRA, from the coding sequence ATGGACACCGCCTCGGACCCGCAGACCGCCGTCAGCACCCTCGTGAGCCGCTACTTCCGCACCCTCGACGAGCGGCGGTTCGAGCCCGGGTGGACCGCCGCGTTCTTCACCGAGGACGCGGCGGTCCAAGTCCCCGTGGGCGCCGTACGCGGAAGGGAGGCGATCGCCGCGCAGGCCGAGGTGGCCCTACGCCGGTTCGACCGGACCCAGCACATGTCGACGGACGTGCTGGTGACGGCAGCCGCGGACGGCGCGACCGCCGACGCGTCGTGGAACGCGCTGATGACGCACCTCCACCCGGACGGCAGGATCTTCACCGTCGGCGGGCGGTGCCGCGCGGCGCTTCGCCGTACGGCCGACGGCTGGCGGTTCGGCGACCTGTCCATCACCCCGGTGTGGACCGACGGCGAACCCCCGCACCTGCCGCCGCGCGCATGA
- a CDS encoding excinuclease ABC subunit UvrA encodes MGNDHAGASDPFVRVRGARVHNLDGVDVDVPRDALTVFTGVSGSGKSSLAFGTLYAEAQRRYFESVAPYARRLIQQVGAPKVEEIRGLPPAVALQQRRGTPSSRSSVGTVTTLSNLLRMLFSRAGSYPPGTAERLDSDAFSPNTAIGACPECHGLGTVHRVTESSLVPDPSLSIREHAIAAWPGAWQGKNLRDVVDALGYDIDRPWRELPQADRDWLLFTDEQPVVTVHPVREAGRIQRPYEGMFMSARRYVMRAFSESKSPATRRRVQRHLESAVCPVCGGKRLRPEALAVTFAGRDIAELASLPLAELAGVLRKTAGLAAPGAATASAASGEATEAAVSLAQDLVARIEVLVGLGLGYLGMDRPAPTLSPGELQRLRLATQLRAGLFGVVYVLDEPSAGLHPADTEPLLAVLDRLRAEGNTLFVVEHDMDVVRRADWVVDVGPGAGEQGGRVLYSGPVPGLAEVAESATRKYLFGDGGTAGAGGGDTGGTGAGVRREPRVPAGWLRLRGVNRHNLHDLDVDVPWGVFTAVTGVSGSGKSTLVSQVLAEVVAARLSPEGSAGEEAEPADGEGDDPWEGAGGPETGGPETGVARVRSVEGIEVVDRLVRVDQRPIGRTPRSNLATYTGLFDAVRRVFAGTDEAKARGYTPGRFSFNVASGRCETCQGEGFVAVELLFLPGTYAPCPTCHGARYNPQTLEIAYHGRNIAQVLDMSVDTAAGFFADVPAAERSLRTLRDVGLGYLRLGQPATELSGGEAQRIKLATELQRARRGHTLYLLDEPTTGLHPADTDLLMRQLHGLVEAGNSVVVVEHDMGVVAGADWVLDLGPGAGDDGGRVVAAGPPAEVAEAEGSRTAGYLARRLAARAGT; translated from the coding sequence GTGGGCAATGATCACGCAGGCGCCTCCGACCCGTTCGTGCGGGTCAGGGGCGCGCGGGTGCACAACCTGGACGGGGTGGACGTCGACGTTCCGCGTGACGCGCTGACCGTCTTCACCGGGGTCTCCGGGTCCGGAAAGTCGTCGCTGGCCTTCGGCACCCTCTACGCCGAGGCCCAGCGGCGGTACTTCGAGTCGGTCGCGCCGTACGCCCGCCGGCTGATCCAGCAGGTGGGCGCGCCGAAGGTGGAGGAGATCCGCGGGCTGCCGCCGGCCGTCGCGCTCCAGCAGCGGCGCGGCACCCCGAGTTCGCGCTCGTCGGTGGGCACCGTGACGACGCTGTCGAACCTGCTGCGGATGCTGTTCTCGCGCGCCGGGTCGTACCCGCCGGGCACCGCCGAGCGGCTGGACTCCGACGCGTTCTCGCCGAACACCGCGATCGGCGCGTGCCCGGAGTGCCACGGCCTGGGAACGGTGCACCGGGTCACCGAGTCCTCGCTCGTCCCCGACCCGTCGCTGAGCATCCGCGAGCACGCGATCGCGGCCTGGCCGGGCGCCTGGCAGGGCAAGAACCTGCGCGACGTGGTGGACGCGCTCGGCTACGACATCGACCGGCCGTGGCGGGAGTTGCCGCAGGCGGACCGGGACTGGCTGCTGTTCACCGACGAGCAGCCGGTGGTGACCGTGCACCCGGTGCGCGAGGCCGGGCGTATCCAACGGCCGTACGAGGGCATGTTCATGAGCGCGCGGCGGTATGTGATGCGCGCGTTCTCCGAGTCGAAGAGCCCCGCCACCCGGCGGCGCGTGCAGCGCCATCTGGAGAGCGCGGTGTGCCCGGTGTGCGGCGGCAAGCGGCTGCGGCCCGAGGCGCTGGCGGTCACCTTCGCGGGCCGCGACATCGCGGAGCTGGCTTCACTGCCGCTGGCCGAACTCGCCGGCGTGCTGCGGAAGACCGCCGGCCTCGCGGCACCGGGCGCGGCGACCGCCTCGGCCGCTTCCGGCGAGGCCACCGAGGCCGCGGTCTCCCTCGCCCAGGACCTGGTGGCCCGGATCGAGGTGCTGGTCGGCCTGGGCCTTGGCTACCTCGGCATGGACCGCCCGGCCCCGACGCTCTCGCCCGGTGAGCTGCAACGGCTGCGGCTGGCCACGCAGTTGCGGGCGGGGCTGTTCGGTGTCGTCTACGTCCTCGACGAGCCGTCGGCCGGGCTGCACCCGGCGGACACGGAGCCGCTGCTGGCGGTGCTGGACCGGCTGCGGGCGGAGGGCAACACGCTGTTCGTGGTGGAGCACGACATGGACGTGGTGCGCCGCGCGGACTGGGTGGTCGACGTGGGCCCGGGCGCGGGCGAGCAGGGCGGCCGGGTGCTCTACAGCGGGCCGGTGCCGGGGCTGGCGGAGGTGGCGGAGTCGGCCACCCGGAAGTACCTGTTCGGGGACGGCGGTACGGCCGGGGCCGGCGGCGGGGACACGGGCGGGACCGGGGCCGGCGTGCGGCGTGAACCGCGGGTGCCGGCCGGGTGGTTGCGGCTGCGCGGGGTGAACCGGCACAACCTGCATGACCTCGACGTCGATGTGCCGTGGGGGGTGTTCACCGCGGTGACGGGGGTGTCGGGCTCGGGGAAGTCGACGCTGGTCAGCCAGGTGCTGGCGGAGGTGGTCGCGGCGCGGCTGAGCCCGGAGGGGAGCGCGGGCGAGGAGGCGGAGCCCGCGGACGGGGAGGGGGACGACCCGTGGGAGGGCGCGGGCGGACCGGAGACGGGCGGGCCGGAGACGGGTGTCGCGCGGGTGCGGTCGGTCGAGGGCATCGAGGTCGTGGACCGTCTCGTCCGCGTGGACCAACGGCCCATCGGCCGTACCCCGCGCTCGAACCTGGCGACGTACACCGGCCTGTTCGACGCGGTACGGCGGGTCTTCGCCGGCACCGACGAGGCGAAGGCGCGCGGCTACACCCCGGGGCGGTTCTCGTTCAACGTGGCGTCGGGCCGCTGCGAGACCTGCCAGGGCGAGGGGTTCGTCGCCGTCGAACTGCTCTTCCTGCCCGGCACCTACGCGCCCTGCCCGACCTGCCACGGTGCCCGCTACAACCCGCAGACGCTGGAGATCGCCTATCACGGACGGAACATCGCGCAGGTGCTGGACATGTCGGTCGACACCGCGGCGGGGTTCTTCGCCGACGTGCCCGCGGCCGAGCGCAGCCTGCGCACGCTGCGCGATGTCGGCCTCGGCTATCTGCGACTCGGCCAGCCGGCAACGGAGTTGTCCGGCGGGGAGGCGCAACGCATCAAGCTGGCCACCGAGTTGCAGCGGGCCCGGCGCGGCCACACCCTCTACCTCCTGGACGAGCCGACGACCGGCCTGCATCCGGCCGACACCGACCTGCTGATGCGGCAGTTGCACGGGCTGGTCGAGGCGGGCAACTCGGTGGTGGTGGTCGAGCACGACATGGGCGTGGTGGCCGGCGCGGACTGGGTGCTGGACCTGGGGCCCGGCGCGGGTGACGACGGCGGCCGGGTGGTGGCGGCCGGGCCGCCGGCCGAGGTGGCCGAAGCCGAGGGCAGCCGGACGGCGGGGTACCTCGCCCGGCGGTTGGCGGCCCGGGCCGGAACCTGA
- a CDS encoding hemerythrin domain-containing protein has translation MSSAPAKPREPDDSHHASHEAQSAQPPQDAAPTLPAGPEESAESLESAAAASRPAALGRELVEIHDWLRAELAQLRAEVELHLDGRPGSGRHQPRPLTAHCLFFCAALTGHHRAEDAGAFPLLAERFPQLRPTIEKLEEDHLLVGEITARLETVVAAIPAAPSDAEARRVRGELDGLAAILESHFTFEENRIAAALDALPATGRRTAADLLGTASPDSR, from the coding sequence ATGTCTTCCGCACCCGCGAAACCTCGCGAACCCGACGACAGTCACCACGCCTCCCACGAAGCCCAGTCGGCGCAACCGCCACAAGATGCGGCGCCGACCCTCCCGGCGGGGCCGGAGGAATCCGCGGAATCCCTCGAATCCGCCGCCGCGGCCTCCCGGCCGGCCGCGCTGGGCCGCGAACTCGTCGAGATCCACGACTGGTTGCGGGCCGAACTGGCCCAACTCCGTGCCGAGGTCGAACTCCACCTCGACGGCCGCCCGGGGTCCGGCCGGCACCAACCCCGGCCGCTCACCGCGCACTGCCTCTTCTTCTGCGCCGCCCTGACCGGACACCACCGTGCCGAAGACGCGGGCGCCTTCCCGCTGTTGGCCGAGCGATTTCCCCAACTGCGGCCGACGATCGAGAAGCTGGAGGAGGATCACCTGCTCGTCGGCGAGATCACGGCCCGGCTCGAAACGGTGGTCGCCGCCATTCCCGCCGCCCCTTCCGACGCCGAGGCACGCCGTGTCCGCGGCGAACTCGACGGACTCGCCGCCATCCTGGAGTCGCACTTCACGTTCGAGGAGAATCGCATCGCCGCCGCGCTCGACGCACTTCCGGCGACAGGGCGGCGGACCGCGGCGGACCTGCTCGGAACCGCGTCGCCCGACAGCCGCTGA
- a CDS encoding DUF4031 domain-containing protein, whose protein sequence is MTVYIDPPTWPGHGRVWSHLVSDSSYAELHAFARRLGAPQRAFERDHYDIPSAGYPEAVRLGAVEIGSKELVRRLTEAGLRRRKPPPGGPAPAR, encoded by the coding sequence ATGACCGTCTACATCGATCCGCCGACCTGGCCGGGCCACGGCCGGGTCTGGTCGCACCTGGTGAGCGACAGCTCCTACGCCGAACTGCACGCGTTCGCACGGCGGTTGGGCGCGCCGCAGCGTGCGTTCGAACGGGACCACTACGACATCCCGTCGGCCGGCTACCCCGAGGCGGTGCGGCTGGGCGCGGTCGAGATCGGCAGCAAGGAACTGGTGCGGCGGCTGACGGAGGCGGGCCTGCGCCGCAGGAAGCCGCCGCCGGGCGGACCCGCGCCCGCCCGCTGA
- a CDS encoding MurR/RpiR family transcriptional regulator, whose amino-acid sequence MTYSVKETFSPSVRALRGVPGAPAPVTAPDPGALAAKVRTLAPSMTRSMQRVAEAVASDPAGCSHLTVTALAVRTGTSEATVVRTARLLGYPGYRDLRLALAALAAHQATGAAPAVTADIAVDDPLGDVVTKLALEEQQTLADTASQLDTAQLEAAVAALAVARRIDVYGIAASGLVGQDLAQKLLRIGLIAHAHIDPHLAVTNAVQLRPGDVALAITHSGTTQDVIEPLRVAFDRGATTIAISGRADGPVTQYADVVLTTSCSRESELRPAAMSSRTSQLLVVDCLFIGVAQRTYDEAAPALSASYEALAHRHTHRAPRPS is encoded by the coding sequence GTGACCTATAGCGTGAAGGAAACTTTCTCCCCGAGCGTCCGCGCCCTCCGGGGCGTACCCGGCGCGCCCGCACCAGTCACGGCCCCCGACCCCGGGGCCCTCGCCGCCAAGGTCCGCACTCTCGCGCCGTCGATGACCCGCTCCATGCAGCGGGTCGCCGAAGCCGTCGCGAGCGACCCGGCCGGCTGCTCGCACCTCACCGTCACCGCGCTGGCGGTCCGCACCGGGACCAGCGAGGCGACCGTCGTCCGCACCGCGCGCCTGCTCGGCTACCCCGGCTACCGCGACCTGCGGCTCGCGCTCGCCGCGCTCGCCGCCCACCAGGCCACCGGCGCCGCACCCGCCGTCACCGCCGACATCGCCGTCGACGACCCGCTCGGCGACGTGGTCACCAAGCTCGCGCTGGAGGAGCAGCAGACCCTCGCCGACACCGCGTCCCAGCTCGACACCGCCCAACTGGAGGCCGCGGTGGCCGCGTTGGCGGTCGCCCGGCGGATCGACGTGTACGGAATCGCCGCGTCGGGACTGGTCGGCCAGGACCTGGCGCAGAAGCTGCTGCGGATCGGGCTGATCGCGCACGCCCACATCGACCCGCACCTGGCGGTCACCAACGCCGTACAACTACGGCCCGGGGACGTGGCGTTGGCGATCACGCACTCCGGCACCACGCAGGATGTCATCGAACCGCTGCGGGTCGCCTTCGACCGCGGCGCCACCACCATCGCGATCAGCGGCCGCGCCGACGGCCCGGTCACGCAGTACGCCGACGTGGTGCTCACCACCTCCTGCTCGCGGGAGAGCGAGCTGAGACCGGCCGCGATGTCCAGCCGCACCAGTCAACTCCTCGTGGTGGACTGCCTGTTCATAGGCGTGGCGCAGCGCACCTACGACGAGGCCGCACCCGCGCTGTCCGCCTCCTACGAGGCCCTGGCCCACCGGCACACCCACCGCGCGCCGCGCCCCAGCTGA
- the murQ gene encoding N-acetylmuramic acid 6-phosphate etherase, whose product MTDQYTELRRELETLTTEAFRPELAEIDRLSTLEIARIMNGEDLTVPAAVAQQLPLIATAIDGIAERMGRGGRLVYAGAGTAGRLGVLDASECPPTFNTTPGREVVGLIAGGPAAMVTSIEGAEDSKELAAADLAALDLTEADSVVGISASGRTPYALGAVEAARRTGALTVGLSCNAGSPLAAAADHGIEVVVGPELVVGSTRLKAGTAQKLVLNMLSTITMIRLGKTYGSLMVDVRASNEKLRARSRRIVALATGAADAAIEEALSATDGEVKPAILALLAKVDAPTALRLLAASNGHLRKALDAVN is encoded by the coding sequence ATGACCGACCAGTACACCGAGTTGCGCCGGGAGTTGGAGACGCTCACCACGGAGGCGTTCCGACCCGAACTCGCCGAGATCGACCGGCTGTCCACACTGGAGATCGCGCGGATCATGAACGGCGAGGACCTCACCGTGCCGGCCGCCGTCGCCCAGCAGCTGCCGCTGATCGCGACCGCCATCGACGGCATCGCCGAACGCATGGGCCGCGGCGGCCGGTTGGTCTACGCCGGCGCGGGCACCGCCGGACGGCTGGGCGTACTCGACGCGAGCGAGTGCCCGCCGACCTTCAACACCACACCGGGACGCGAGGTGGTCGGACTGATCGCGGGCGGCCCGGCGGCCATGGTCACCTCGATCGAGGGCGCCGAGGACAGCAAGGAACTCGCGGCGGCGGACCTGGCCGCGCTGGACCTCACCGAAGCCGACAGCGTGGTGGGGATCTCCGCGTCCGGGCGCACGCCGTACGCCCTCGGCGCGGTCGAGGCCGCCCGCCGGACCGGTGCGCTGACCGTCGGGCTGTCCTGCAACGCCGGGTCGCCGCTGGCCGCGGCCGCCGACCACGGCATCGAGGTCGTGGTCGGGCCCGAACTCGTGGTCGGCTCCACCCGGTTGAAGGCCGGCACCGCCCAGAAGCTCGTGCTCAACATGCTCTCGACGATCACGATGATCCGGCTCGGCAAGACCTACGGCAGCCTGATGGTCGACGTGCGGGCGTCCAACGAGAAGCTGCGGGCGCGCTCGCGCCGTATCGTCGCCCTCGCCACGGGTGCGGCCGACGCCGCCATCGAGGAGGCGCTCAGCGCGACCGACGGCGAGGTCAAGCCGGCGATCCTGGCCCTCCTGGCGAAGGTGGACGCCCCGACCGCCCTCCGCCTCCTCGCCGCCTCCAACGGCCACCTCCGCAAGGCGCTTGACGCGGTGAACTGA
- a CDS encoding glutathione peroxidase, with product MSDLNELGLTTLAGEETTFGRLTGGKAALVVNVASQCGLTPQYTALEELHKELSGRGFTVVGFPCNQFGGQEPGTNTEIQEFCSTTYGVTFPMTDKVEVNGPDRHPVYRTLTGQADAEGEAGDVQWNFEKFLVDPAGQVVARFRPGITPQDPELRAAVESVLQG from the coding sequence ATGAGCGATCTGAATGAGCTGGGCCTGACCACACTGGCAGGCGAGGAGACCACCTTCGGCCGACTGACCGGCGGAAAAGCCGCACTCGTGGTGAACGTCGCCAGCCAGTGCGGGTTGACCCCGCAGTACACCGCGTTGGAAGAACTGCACAAGGAGCTGTCGGGGCGGGGCTTCACCGTCGTCGGCTTCCCCTGCAACCAGTTCGGCGGGCAGGAGCCGGGCACGAACACGGAGATCCAGGAGTTCTGCTCCACGACCTACGGTGTGACCTTCCCCATGACGGACAAGGTCGAGGTCAACGGCCCCGACCGGCACCCCGTCTACCGGACGCTGACCGGCCAGGCGGACGCCGAGGGCGAGGCCGGCGACGTGCAGTGGAACTTCGAGAAGTTCCTGGTCGACCCGGCCGGCCAGGTCGTCGCCCGCTTCCGCCCGGGCATCACCCCGCAGGACCCCGAACTGCGCGCCGCGGTCGAGTCCGTGCTCCAGGGCTGA
- the groL gene encoding chaperonin GroEL (60 kDa chaperone family; promotes refolding of misfolded polypeptides especially under stressful conditions; forms two stacked rings of heptamers to form a barrel-shaped 14mer; ends can be capped by GroES; misfolded proteins enter the barrel where they are refolded when GroES binds), whose amino-acid sequence MAKIIAFDEEARRGLERGMNQLADAVKVTLGPKGRNVVLEKKWGAPTITNDGVSIAKEIELEDPYEKIGAELVKEVAKKTDDVAGDGTTTATVLAQALVKEGLRNVAAGANPMALKRGIEKAVEAVSAALLEQAKDVETKEQIASTASISAADTQIGELIAEAMDKVGKEGVITVEESQTFGLELELTEGMRFDKGFISAYFATDLERMEASLDDPYILIVNSKISAVKDLLPLLEKVMQSGKPLLIIAEDVEGEALSTLVVNKIRGTFKSVAVKAPGFGDRRKAMLGDIAILTGGTVISEEVGLKLENAGLDLLGRARKVVITKDETTIVDGAGDTEQVAGRVNQIRAEIENSDSDYDREKLQERLAKLAGGVAVIKAGAATEVELKERKHRIEDAVRNAKAAVEEGIVAGGGVALLQASAVFEKLELEGDEATGAAAVKIALEAPLKQIAVNAGLEGGVVVEKVRNLTPGHGLNAATGEYVDLVAEGIIDPAKVTRSALQNAASIAALFLTTEAVIADKPEKAAPAGAPGGMPGGDMDF is encoded by the coding sequence ATGGCCAAGATCATCGCGTTCGACGAGGAGGCACGGCGCGGCCTTGAGCGCGGGATGAACCAGCTCGCCGACGCCGTCAAGGTCACCCTGGGCCCCAAGGGCCGGAACGTGGTCCTCGAAAAGAAGTGGGGCGCCCCCACGATCACCAACGATGGTGTCTCCATCGCCAAGGAGATCGAACTCGAGGACCCGTACGAGAAGATCGGCGCCGAGCTGGTCAAGGAAGTCGCGAAGAAGACCGACGACGTGGCCGGTGACGGCACGACGACCGCGACCGTCCTGGCCCAGGCTCTGGTCAAGGAGGGCCTGCGCAACGTCGCCGCGGGCGCCAACCCGATGGCCCTCAAGCGCGGGATCGAGAAGGCCGTCGAGGCCGTCTCCGCCGCGCTGCTGGAGCAGGCGAAGGATGTGGAGACCAAGGAGCAGATCGCCTCCACCGCCTCCATCTCCGCCGCCGACACCCAGATCGGCGAGCTGATCGCCGAGGCCATGGACAAGGTCGGCAAGGAAGGCGTCATCACCGTCGAGGAGTCGCAGACCTTCGGGCTCGAGCTCGAGCTCACCGAGGGCATGCGCTTCGACAAGGGCTTCATCTCCGCCTACTTCGCCACCGACCTGGAGCGGATGGAGGCGTCGCTCGACGACCCCTACATCCTGATCGTCAACTCCAAGATCTCCGCGGTGAAGGACCTGCTTCCGCTGCTGGAGAAGGTCATGCAGTCCGGCAAGCCGCTGCTGATCATCGCCGAGGACGTCGAGGGCGAGGCCCTCTCCACCCTGGTGGTCAACAAGATCCGCGGCACCTTCAAGTCCGTCGCCGTCAAGGCCCCGGGCTTCGGTGACCGCCGCAAGGCCATGCTCGGCGACATCGCCATCCTCACCGGTGGCACCGTCATCTCCGAGGAGGTCGGCCTCAAGCTGGAGAACGCGGGCCTCGACCTGCTCGGCCGCGCCCGCAAGGTCGTCATCACCAAGGACGAGACGACCATCGTCGACGGCGCCGGTGACACCGAGCAGGTGGCCGGCCGGGTCAACCAGATCCGCGCCGAGATCGAGAACAGCGACTCGGACTACGACCGCGAGAAGCTCCAGGAGCGCCTGGCGAAGCTGGCCGGCGGCGTGGCCGTCATCAAGGCCGGTGCCGCCACCGAGGTCGAGCTCAAGGAGCGCAAGCACCGCATCGAGGACGCGGTGCGCAACGCCAAGGCCGCCGTCGAGGAGGGCATCGTCGCCGGTGGTGGCGTGGCCCTGCTCCAGGCGTCCGCCGTCTTCGAGAAGCTGGAGCTGGAGGGTGACGAGGCGACCGGCGCTGCCGCCGTCAAGATCGCCCTCGAGGCCCCGCTGAAGCAGATCGCGGTCAACGCCGGCCTCGAAGGCGGCGTCGTGGTGGAGAAGGTGCGCAACCTCACCCCCGGCCACGGTCTGAACGCGGCCACCGGTGAGTACGTCGACCTCGTCGCCGAGGGCATCATCGACCCGGCGAAGGTGACGCGCTCCGCGCTGCAGAACGCGGCCTCCATCGCCGCGCTCTTCCTCACCACCGAGGCGGTCATCGCCGACAAGCCCGAGAAGGCGGCCCCCGCGGGCGCCCCGGGTGGCATGCCCGGCGGTGACATGGACTTCTGA
- a CDS encoding cold-shock protein: MAQGTVKWFNAEKGYGFIAVDGGADVFVHYSAIQMDGYRTLEEGQRVEFEISQGQKGPQADMVRLAG; the protein is encoded by the coding sequence ATGGCTCAGGGCACCGTCAAGTGGTTCAACGCGGAGAAGGGCTACGGCTTCATCGCGGTCGACGGTGGTGCGGATGTCTTCGTCCACTACAGCGCGATTCAAATGGACGGGTACCGCACCCTCGAAGAAGGCCAGCGGGTCGAGTTCGAGATCTCGCAGGGTCAGAAGGGGCCGCAGGCGGACATGGTCCGTCTCGCCGGCTGA
- a CDS encoding MoaD/ThiS family protein, with amino-acid sequence MSASVRIPTILRTYTGGQAEVSAEGSTLAEVIGSLERDHKGISARVLDDAGKLRRFVNVYVNDDDVRFSQGLETAVPDGASVSIIPAVAGG; translated from the coding sequence ATGAGTGCTTCCGTACGTATCCCCACCATTCTCCGCACCTACACCGGCGGCCAGGCCGAGGTGTCCGCCGAGGGTTCGACCCTCGCCGAGGTGATCGGCTCGCTCGAGCGCGATCACAAGGGCATTTCGGCGCGCGTGCTGGATGACGCAGGAAAGCTGCGGCGCTTTGTGAACGTGTATGTCAACGACGACGACGTGCGGTTTTCCCAAGGGCTGGAGACGGCCGTGCCGGATGGCGCGAGCGTCTCGATCATTCCCGCGGTAGCCGGCGGCTGA